The Macrococcoides canis genome has a window encoding:
- the miaB gene encoding tRNA (N6-isopentenyl adenosine(37)-C2)-methylthiotransferase MiaB, whose translation MNEEGRLQSSGAKGKAVPEKDYSKYFEHVYQGPNLKEAKRRGKEDVKYHNDFKIDEQYRGLGRGRKFYIRTYGCQMNEHDTEVMAGIFEALEYEATSDVNDADVILLNTCAIRENAENKVFGEIGNLKHIKQAKPDVLIGVCGCMSQEESVVNKILKSYQNVDMIFGTHNIHRLPAILDEAYMSKAMVVEVWSKEGDVIENLPKSRLGDTKAWVNIMYGCDKFCTYCIVPFTRGKERSRMPEEIISEVRDLARRGYKEICLLGQNVNAYGKDIDGLNYGLGDLLADIQKIDIPRIRFTTSHPWDFDDRLIEVIAAGGNIVPHIHLPVQSGNNEVLKIMGRKYSRESYLELISKIKTAMPDVALTTDIIVGYPNETEEQFQETLSLYEAVAFDHAYTYLYSPREGTPAAKMKDNVPMRDKKDRLQRLNKLVGDYTERALSRYLDQEVIVLCEGPSKKNDEILAGYTEKNKLVNFKGPKEAIGQLVKVKITETKQYSMNGELLEIIKPVEV comes from the coding sequence ATGAACGAAGAAGGTAGATTACAATCTTCAGGTGCCAAAGGCAAAGCTGTACCTGAGAAAGATTATAGCAAATATTTTGAACATGTTTACCAAGGACCGAATCTTAAAGAAGCGAAGCGTCGTGGTAAAGAAGATGTGAAATATCATAATGATTTTAAAATTGATGAACAGTATCGTGGTCTAGGTCGCGGACGTAAATTTTATATCAGAACTTATGGTTGTCAGATGAATGAACATGATACAGAAGTGATGGCCGGTATCTTTGAAGCTTTAGAATATGAAGCAACGAGTGATGTTAATGATGCGGATGTTATTTTACTCAATACATGTGCCATTCGTGAAAACGCTGAGAACAAAGTTTTCGGTGAAATCGGGAACTTAAAACATATTAAACAAGCGAAACCTGATGTACTGATCGGCGTATGTGGTTGTATGTCACAAGAAGAATCTGTTGTGAATAAAATATTAAAGTCATATCAAAATGTTGATATGATCTTCGGTACACATAATATCCATCGTCTGCCTGCGATATTAGATGAAGCATATATGTCTAAAGCGATGGTTGTAGAAGTATGGTCTAAAGAAGGCGATGTTATTGAAAACTTACCAAAATCAAGACTAGGAGATACGAAAGCATGGGTTAACATTATGTACGGCTGTGATAAATTCTGTACATACTGTATCGTGCCGTTTACTCGTGGTAAAGAACGTAGTCGTATGCCAGAGGAGATCATCTCAGAAGTACGAGATCTTGCGCGTCGTGGGTACAAAGAAATCTGTTTACTCGGACAAAATGTAAATGCATATGGTAAAGATATTGATGGGCTGAACTATGGTCTAGGTGATTTACTTGCAGATATTCAGAAGATTGATATCCCACGTATTCGTTTTACGACAAGTCATCCTTGGGATTTTGATGATCGTCTGATAGAAGTGATTGCTGCAGGTGGGAACATCGTACCGCATATCCATCTTCCTGTGCAAAGTGGTAATAATGAAGTACTGAAGATTATGGGACGTAAATATTCACGTGAAAGCTATTTGGAGCTGATTAGTAAAATTAAAACTGCAATGCCTGATGTTGCTCTGACGACAGATATTATCGTTGGTTACCCGAATGAAACAGAAGAGCAGTTCCAGGAAACATTATCACTTTATGAAGCAGTTGCATTTGACCATGCTTATACGTATCTATATTCTCCGCGTGAAGGCACCCCAGCTGCTAAGATGAAAGACAATGTTCCGATGCGTGACAAAAAGGATCGTCTGCAACGATTAAATAAGCTTGTTGGTGACTACACTGAACGCGCATTGTCCCGTTATCTTGATCAGGAAGTCATTGTACTATGCGAGGGACCTTCTAAGAAAAATGATGAAATTCTTGCAGGATACACTGAAAAGAATAAATTAGTGAACTTTAAAGGACCGAAAGAAGCTATTGGACAGCTTGTTAAAGTAAAGATTACAGAAACAAAACAATATTCAATGAACGGCGAATTACTAGAAATTATTAAACCAGTAGAGGTGTAG
- a CDS encoding RicAFT regulatory complex protein RicA family protein, producing MYTNDEILAKAKELGKMMAETEAVEFFKRAEAQIHETQVVREKMASLKSLQKQAVNFEQYGKEKALQMVEEKIAKVEAELDEMPIVDQFKEAQFEVNSLLQMVSHAISQTVTDEIIVSTGGDLLTGETGAEKKNAAPGCGN from the coding sequence ATGTATACAAACGATGAAATTTTAGCAAAAGCAAAAGAACTAGGTAAGATGATGGCAGAAACTGAAGCGGTTGAATTCTTTAAACGCGCAGAGGCACAGATTCATGAAACACAAGTTGTCAGAGAAAAAATGGCGTCTTTGAAATCTTTACAAAAACAAGCTGTCAACTTCGAACAGTATGGCAAAGAAAAAGCATTGCAAATGGTCGAAGAAAAAATTGCAAAGGTTGAAGCTGAACTTGATGAAATGCCAATCGTTGATCAGTTTAAAGAAGCACAATTTGAAGTAAACAGCTTATTACAGATGGTTTCTCATGCAATCAGCCAGACTGTAACGGATGAAATTATCGTTTCAACAGGCGGTGACCTATTAACAGGTGAAACAGGTGCTGAAAAGAAAAATGCAGCACCAGGATGTGGAAATTAA
- the mutS gene encoding DNA mismatch repair protein MutS encodes MSKPTPMMTQYLQMKEQYKDCILFFRLGDFYEMFYEDAELTAKELEITLTRRDKKNNIPMCGVPHHSAKVYIERLIEKGYKVAIAEQMEDPKQVKGMVKREVVKIITPGTIMDDMISENESNYIASIHYEEVFTIAYSDVSTGELKVTQLTEDEMLNELSSVNPKEIITNIHLNEVLKNKIKMITDVISRFEVNDTFKQADGIDPSMQPAVNLLLSYIQYTQMSALAHIDEAVYYEPVHYMRLDMYAKRNLELTESIRHKNKKGTLLSIFNQCKTPMGNRLVKEWIERPLLNQQEIEERHNGVELFNEHFILRHQLREALTHVYDIERLAGRVQFGNVSAKDLVQLKYSLEQLPIIQSLLDEHDEVIHTLDNIDALQPLYETLEASLLDEAPTSIKEGGIFKDGFNEDVDELRYASKNGKQWLNELQAKERERTGVKSLKIGYNKVFGYYIEISKANLVNLDVEAFGYTRKQTLSNAERFITEELKEKESLILGAEEKLMNLEYELFIQLREYVKTFILNLKQQAKNIAVLDCLQNFSEVATKHQYIKPIISGTKTLNLKDARHPVVETVMERDQYVANDCKLDTHSFIYLITGPNMSGKSTYMRQVALISIMAQMGAFVPAAFAEVPIFDQIFTRIGAADDLVSGQSTFMVEMLEAKNALQNATENSLIIFDEIGRGTSTYDGLSLAQSMIEYVHNKIGAKTLFSTHYHELVDLEQSLDGLNNIHVAAKEYNGELIFLHKVMPGAVAHSYGIHVAKLAQLPPEIIARSSELLDEFEQHDKAKKSDSRKLIQPSFNLFETESEAINKNNSNHEHDLIIQQIKELSIDELTPIDALLKLQEIKSRIK; translated from the coding sequence ATGTCGAAACCTACACCGATGATGACACAATATTTACAGATGAAGGAACAGTATAAAGATTGTATCTTGTTCTTCAGGCTTGGTGATTTCTATGAAATGTTCTATGAAGATGCTGAATTAACAGCGAAAGAACTGGAGATTACACTGACGCGCCGTGATAAGAAAAATAATATTCCGATGTGTGGCGTGCCCCATCATTCAGCAAAGGTTTATATCGAACGTTTAATTGAAAAAGGTTATAAAGTTGCAATAGCTGAACAGATGGAAGATCCAAAACAAGTTAAAGGCATGGTAAAACGGGAAGTTGTTAAAATCATTACCCCTGGCACAATTATGGATGATATGATCAGTGAAAATGAAAGTAACTATATAGCAAGTATTCATTATGAAGAAGTATTTACAATTGCATACAGTGATGTATCTACCGGAGAACTAAAAGTGACACAACTTACTGAGGATGAAATGTTAAATGAATTGTCATCCGTAAATCCGAAAGAAATCATTACGAATATCCACCTGAACGAAGTGTTAAAAAATAAAATAAAGATGATTACAGATGTCATTTCAAGGTTTGAAGTAAACGATACATTTAAACAAGCTGACGGTATTGATCCATCAATGCAACCAGCAGTTAATTTATTATTATCCTATATACAGTATACACAGATGAGTGCGCTTGCTCATATCGACGAGGCTGTGTACTATGAACCAGTGCATTATATGCGACTTGATATGTACGCAAAACGTAATTTAGAACTTACTGAGAGCATTCGTCATAAGAATAAGAAAGGGACGTTACTGTCAATTTTCAATCAATGTAAAACACCGATGGGCAATCGCTTAGTTAAAGAATGGATTGAACGACCATTACTGAACCAGCAGGAGATTGAAGAGAGACATAACGGAGTCGAACTGTTTAATGAGCATTTTATTTTAAGACATCAACTGCGAGAAGCATTAACACATGTGTATGATATTGAACGTCTGGCAGGACGTGTTCAGTTTGGTAATGTCTCAGCTAAAGATCTTGTACAGTTAAAATACTCATTAGAGCAACTGCCGATCATTCAATCGCTATTAGATGAACACGATGAAGTGATTCATACACTAGATAATATCGATGCATTACAACCATTATACGAAACGTTAGAAGCGAGTTTATTGGATGAAGCACCAACTTCTATCAAAGAAGGGGGTATCTTCAAAGATGGTTTTAATGAAGATGTCGACGAGCTCAGATATGCATCTAAAAATGGCAAGCAGTGGTTAAATGAACTTCAGGCAAAAGAACGAGAACGCACAGGTGTGAAATCATTAAAGATTGGCTATAACAAAGTGTTCGGTTATTATATTGAAATATCTAAGGCGAATCTTGTTAATTTAGATGTTGAAGCGTTCGGCTATACGAGGAAGCAGACGTTAAGCAATGCAGAACGCTTTATTACAGAAGAACTTAAAGAAAAGGAATCTTTGATTCTCGGTGCAGAAGAGAAGCTGATGAATCTTGAATATGAATTGTTCATTCAATTGCGTGAGTACGTGAAAACGTTTATCTTAAATTTAAAGCAGCAGGCAAAGAATATCGCTGTGCTTGACTGCCTTCAAAATTTCAGTGAAGTTGCCACAAAACATCAATATATTAAGCCGATAATTTCTGGCACGAAGACATTGAACTTAAAAGATGCACGACATCCAGTTGTCGAAACAGTTATGGAACGAGATCAATATGTTGCAAATGACTGCAAGTTAGATACTCATTCATTTATTTATCTGATAACAGGACCAAATATGAGCGGGAAGAGTACATATATGCGACAAGTCGCATTGATTAGTATAATGGCCCAGATGGGTGCATTCGTACCGGCTGCATTTGCAGAAGTGCCGATATTTGATCAGATTTTTACGAGAATTGGTGCAGCAGATGATCTAGTATCTGGACAAAGTACCTTCATGGTAGAAATGTTAGAAGCAAAAAATGCATTACAGAATGCGACAGAAAATAGTCTGATTATATTCGATGAAATCGGAAGAGGGACAAGTACATATGATGGTCTATCATTAGCACAGTCGATGATTGAATATGTTCATAATAAAATTGGTGCAAAAACTTTGTTTTCAACACATTATCATGAACTTGTGGACCTTGAACAGTCACTTGATGGTTTGAACAATATTCATGTTGCAGCAAAAGAATATAATGGTGAACTAATATTTCTGCATAAAGTGATGCCGGGTGCTGTGGCACATAGTTATGGAATTCATGTTGCTAAACTTGCACAGTTACCGCCTGAGATCATTGCACGTTCGAGTGAATTATTAGATGAATTTGAACAGCATGATAAAGCTAAGAAATCAGATTCAAGAAAACTAATACAACCCTCATTTAATTTGTTTGAAACTGAAAGTGAGGCTATTAATAAAAATAATTCGAATCATGAGCATGATTTAATTATTCAGCAAATTAAAGAGCTATCGATTGACGAATTAACGCCGATTGATGCATTACTTAAATTACAGGAAATAAAATCCCGCATAAAGTAG
- the mutL gene encoding DNA mismatch repair endonuclease MutL, with product MGIIKALDSTISNKIAAGEVIERPQSVVKELVENAIDAKSTSITIEVEEAGLSKIKVTDNGSGILEEDLELMFRRHATSKIENEHDLFHIRSLGFRGEALASIASVSKVRVTTCPDGKIGRQIDVIDGEIVNKTLAQARQGTEITVEGLFYNTPARLKYVKSLHTELGKITDIINRFVISFSHIKFTLVADGKVLIASNGNGKMQEAMAVVYGMKIAQYLVEINGQTGDYEVHGFIAKPEHTRSNRHYMSLFINGRYIKNFMLTKAILSGYHTLLPVGRYPILAINIIMDPALVDVNVHPTKQEVRLSKESQLMELIERLIKEKIWKQNLIPKVEKKKVLETFEQQKFEYDLLRERQSNIKHADVTERSAVNQIVEEDKEQVNEASFDKQVMPEVESVKETSVFNNDKQPEINTTEVIREINESSDVTANTNTNINTSHDKRMIPYMEIVGQVHGTYIIAQNEDGMFMIDQHAAQERIKYEYFKKRIGNVGLEMQSLLMPITVTLSKDEAIYLNKINMLLKDIGIHLEHFGGNDYIVNDVPVWFPDNYEETVQELIDYALEHKQIDLNKFREETAIMMSCKKSIKANHYLRIEDMNYLVEELAQTTEPYTCPHGRPIIIQFTTYELEKLFKRVM from the coding sequence TTGGGAATCATTAAAGCTTTAGATAGTACGATAAGCAATAAAATAGCAGCAGGTGAAGTGATAGAACGCCCGCAATCTGTCGTTAAAGAACTCGTTGAAAATGCAATTGACGCAAAGAGTACGAGTATCACGATTGAAGTCGAAGAAGCGGGTTTATCAAAAATCAAAGTAACGGATAACGGTTCCGGAATTTTAGAGGAAGATCTTGAGTTAATGTTCAGACGACATGCAACGAGCAAAATCGAAAATGAGCACGATCTATTCCATATACGTTCATTAGGATTTAGAGGAGAAGCATTAGCATCTATAGCTTCTGTCAGTAAAGTGCGTGTCACTACATGTCCGGACGGGAAGATAGGCCGTCAAATCGATGTAATTGACGGAGAAATTGTAAACAAAACATTGGCACAGGCACGTCAAGGAACAGAAATAACTGTTGAAGGTCTTTTCTATAATACACCTGCTAGATTAAAATATGTAAAAAGTCTGCATACAGAACTAGGAAAAATTACAGATATCATCAATCGATTTGTTATTAGTTTCTCCCATATCAAATTTACTTTAGTAGCAGACGGCAAAGTACTTATAGCTTCAAATGGCAATGGAAAGATGCAGGAAGCGATGGCTGTTGTCTATGGGATGAAAATCGCACAGTATCTAGTTGAGATCAACGGGCAAACAGGTGATTATGAAGTGCATGGCTTTATTGCGAAGCCGGAACATACGAGAAGTAACAGACATTATATGTCTCTATTTATCAACGGACGTTATATCAAGAACTTTATGCTGACGAAAGCAATTCTTTCAGGTTATCATACGTTGCTGCCGGTTGGAAGATATCCCATTCTCGCGATTAATATTATTATGGATCCTGCATTAGTCGATGTGAATGTTCACCCGACGAAGCAAGAAGTAAGATTATCGAAAGAATCTCAGCTGATGGAGCTTATCGAGCGACTCATAAAGGAAAAAATCTGGAAGCAGAATTTAATTCCAAAAGTAGAGAAGAAAAAGGTACTTGAAACATTTGAGCAGCAAAAGTTTGAATATGACTTATTAAGAGAACGTCAGAGCAATATAAAGCACGCAGATGTAACTGAACGGTCAGCAGTAAATCAAATCGTTGAAGAGGATAAAGAACAAGTTAATGAAGCGTCATTTGATAAACAAGTAATGCCAGAGGTTGAGTCTGTTAAAGAAACATCAGTATTTAATAATGATAAGCAACCAGAAATAAATACTACAGAAGTCATTCGAGAAATAAATGAATCATCTGATGTAACTGCAAACACAAACACAAATATAAATACCTCCCACGATAAAAGAATGATTCCATATATGGAAATTGTCGGTCAAGTGCATGGGACCTACATCATTGCTCAAAATGAGGATGGTATGTTTATGATCGATCAGCATGCAGCACAAGAAAGAATTAAATATGAGTATTTTAAAAAGAGAATCGGAAATGTTGGATTAGAAATGCAGTCTTTATTGATGCCGATTACAGTCACTTTAAGTAAAGATGAAGCAATATACCTGAACAAAATCAATATGCTGCTTAAAGATATTGGAATCCATCTTGAACATTTCGGTGGTAATGATTATATCGTCAATGATGTACCTGTATGGTTTCCTGACAACTATGAAGAAACTGTACAGGAATTAATCGATTATGCCTTGGAACATAAGCAGATAGATTTGAATAAATTTCGAGAAGAGACTGCGATTATGATGAGCTGTAAAAAATCGATAAAAGCGAATCATTATTTAAGGATTGAAGATATGAACTATTTAGTGGAAGAACTCGCACAAACTACAGAACCATATACGTGCCCTCATGGCAGACCTATCATCATTCAATTTACAACTTATGAACTTGAGAAACTATTTAAGAGGGTGATGTAA
- a CDS encoding glycerol-3-phosphate responsive antiterminator, with protein MILPAIRSMKDLEKFVATKYSTCVILDMHVGHVSNYIQFLNQHQKSAYIHIDLIKGMSTDEYATEYIIQKYKVDGIVSTKPKIIKRAKQLGVKTILRTFIIDSSALNKSYELIHNADPDFVEVLPGLLYKAIENIHKATGKKIIAGGLIEHPDEVEKALSAGATYVTTSNKALWKYCEIK; from the coding sequence ATGATATTACCGGCAATCCGTTCAATGAAAGATCTTGAGAAATTTGTAGCGACAAAATATTCGACTTGTGTCATATTGGATATGCATGTTGGTCATGTCAGTAACTATATTCAGTTTCTTAATCAGCATCAAAAGTCAGCGTATATACATATTGACTTAATAAAAGGTATGTCAACTGATGAATATGCGACTGAGTATATTATCCAGAAATATAAAGTTGATGGTATTGTATCCACAAAACCAAAAATTATAAAAAGAGCGAAACAGCTTGGAGTAAAAACAATTCTCAGGACATTTATTATCGACTCTAGTGCACTGAATAAAAGTTATGAGCTCATTCATAATGCAGATCCTGATTTTGTAGAGGTTCTGCCTGGACTGCTTTATAAGGCAATAGAAAATATTCACAAAGCAACCGGCAAAAAAATTATTGCCGGGGGTCTTATCGAACATCCGGATGAAGTAGAGAAAGCTTTATCTGCTGGCGCTACTTATGTGACGACCAGCAATAAAGCATTATGGAAATATTGTGAAATAAAATAA
- a CDS encoding MIP/aquaporin family protein yields MNAFMGELIGTAILILFGCGVNANVNLKGTYAKGSDWIVIAVGWGLAVVMGVYAVGSITGAHLNPAVTIGMAVDGSLPWNQVVPYFAGQMVGGVLGAALVWFQFMPHFKEEEDAGTKLGVFATGPAYPNYVSNFVSEIIGTAILVMALLFIGGNKFSEGLNPLVVGALIIAIGLSLGGTTGYAINPARDWGPRIAHTILPIPGKGSSNWKYAVVPMVGPMIGGVFGATLFHVLFKEDQYMLFGISIALIVATLVLGVFLNKAILKNEKTDLL; encoded by the coding sequence ATGAATGCTTTTATGGGAGAATTAATCGGTACTGCAATCTTGATATTATTTGGTTGTGGTGTAAATGCGAACGTTAATTTAAAGGGGACATACGCAAAAGGGAGTGACTGGATCGTTATAGCAGTTGGCTGGGGTCTTGCTGTTGTAATGGGGGTCTATGCAGTTGGATCTATTACTGGTGCTCATTTAAATCCAGCGGTAACAATTGGTATGGCAGTAGATGGCAGCCTTCCATGGAATCAAGTCGTTCCATATTTTGCTGGCCAGATGGTTGGAGGCGTTCTTGGAGCAGCGTTAGTATGGTTTCAGTTTATGCCGCATTTTAAAGAAGAAGAAGATGCAGGTACAAAGCTTGGCGTATTTGCAACAGGACCAGCGTACCCAAACTATGTTTCTAACTTTGTATCAGAGATTATCGGTACTGCAATCTTAGTGATGGCTTTACTATTTATCGGTGGAAATAAATTTTCAGAAGGTCTGAATCCACTTGTTGTTGGCGCACTTATCATTGCAATTGGTCTGAGCTTAGGTGGAACTACGGGTTATGCAATCAATCCTGCACGTGACTGGGGCCCGCGTATTGCGCATACGATTCTGCCGATACCAGGAAAAGGGTCTTCTAACTGGAAATATGCAGTCGTTCCTATGGTTGGTCCGATGATCGGTGGTGTCTTTGGCGCTACTTTATTCCATGTTTTATTTAAAGAAGATCAATATATGTTATTTGGTATATCAATCGCATTAATTGTCGCTACATTGGTGCTTGGTGTATTCTTGAATAAAGCAATATTAAAGAATGAAAAAACAGACTTATTATAA